The following nucleotide sequence is from Schistocerca serialis cubense isolate TAMUIC-IGC-003099 chromosome 4, iqSchSeri2.2, whole genome shotgun sequence.
CCAAAAGCCTCTCTGCCATTGCTCCGGGTGATTCTTCTCTTTGGGAATTTCCCCCACTGTTGTCACTTTCAGGAAACGACATAACATTCCTTTTCTTTGGACTGTCCTTTTTCTTGATTTTAACTGGGGTTTTAGTCACTGGTCTGGAGTTGCTTGCTTCAGTCTCTGTAGTACTCTTTCTTCTAGGTGTCTTTCCTGAAATTTTAGCTTGCACTGTAACAGGACTTCCTTCTCCCAAATTATTTCTATTCCTATCAAGTACTTGCTCTCCAGCTTGGGCTGTGGAAATACTAGAGAGTTTTTCAGCAGAAGGTTTGAAGTAAGCTGTAGCATCCAGCTGCTGCATATTATCTACTTCTCTAACAGCACTTTTCATTCCTTTAAGTTTGTTGCTCTCCTTTCTTTTGTGACTCTTCTTGGATTTTGAGCTGTCTAGCTCACTATCTGACACAGTATCCTCCTGTTTACTTTTTCGCCTTGCCTTGACTACTGAAGAACCTAATGGTTTATGACTTTCATCTTTCATGGAAAGATCTTCTTTATTCCCATATTCTAACTTTTTGATCATATCAGCAAGAATTTTCATCCTTTCAGCTTCCAATGAGCCATCTTCTCTTAAAGGTCCTATACTGTCAGTTTCATGTCCCAAAGGTTGAGAAACAGGACTTTCTTTTTCCTTCTTGATCCTATGTTTGACAGTCAGATGACTACCACCTTCCTCAGTATccaccattttctttcttttaggtGTCTTTGGTAGGATTTTGGCCTGCTCTTTTACATGTCCTCTATCTTTGGGAAATTCTGCACTGTACATGCGATGAGCATCTCTTTTGCTGTCTCTAATTGTTAAATTAACTGAATCTTTTTCAGCAGATGTTGCTGACAAACTCAAACCACTGTCAGGGCTACATGTTCGATCAGAATTTTTTATAGTCTGGCTGGAGAACTGATTAATTGCAGCTACTCGCTTGTGTTTGGGAGATCTTTCTGATGATGGAGTTCTATttaatttgagaatattttttaaCACATTATCCTCATCTGAATTGTTCCCTTCCTCTGATGTATTTTCACTCCGTACCGAGCTAGATGTTAAACTTTTCCTGGTAATGGAAGatttaatatttgtcatgtattcaaATAGTCTATTGGACATTTGTGTTTTTCCAGATTCTCCACACTGAGCAACCATCTGATTATAGCTATTATTTCCATAATCTTGATTATCACAACTGTCATTAATGTTACTATCTGTTTTCATTGTTCTCTTAGGTTCATTTCCAATACTATTTTTCTTCTTTGCAGATAAATGACTCTCCTTCTTGTTGATTTTCACTTTACTTTCTACAGGTGACTCCAAAACACTTTTTGACAGTTGTTTACTAGACTTACCAGCACTCTCTCTCATCTTATTTTTGTGTTCTGTTTCTTGCATATCAGTTACTGATTTGTTACTTGAGTTTAGATGTGTAGTTGCACCTTTCGTCTGATTTTCTATGTCTGAGCAAGGTAAGTTGCTTTCTTGGTGATACGAAACACAATGGCTTCCAGAAAATTGACAATCCTCTGAAATTCTTTTACCTGGACTCTGCTGAGTCGAACTAAGCCTCttctctttctttaatttttttacttttacaGGGACATCATCACTTTGAACAGCAGGACTACTTTCTTTCTCCTTCTTTGCGTGTTTTGCTTTCAAAATAGGAGAATGCATGAGTGAAAAAGGGGCCATTGACTCTGATAAATTTGTTGGTTTGAAACCTGAGTGACTTTCTGTGCTACTAGTAAAAGAAAACTTGTTCTCTTTGTTGGTTTTGTGTTCAACAGGAGTTGATGTTATAAGTTCAGTTGTCACAAGTGGTTTCACTttcttacataatttttttaaatgttcttgGCTGAATTGCATTTTCGATATCAGATCTTCAGGAGTGTTATTAACATATGGACTAGTAGTTTCTTCACTCAACTCTGCAGATAATTCTCCCGTAACGtcccttttatttttcttctttctcttcttgccCTGATTTGTAATTTCTTTTGATGTATCTATGCTAAAATCATCTTCAACAGGTTCATCAGCATTAGCTATTTCAATGACATGTTTTTCTTTCTTGCTCTTCTTCTTTTTATGTTTTACACCTTCATTTTGTGTACTGACAGTatgattttcatcatcatcatcatcatcatgaaatgcTTCACcatattttctctttttcttctccaAATTAACAGTACTATTTAAATGATCAAATTCTGATAAATGACAAGAGCTATCAATTTGTTTTTTACTGAGTAAGATCTTTTCCTCATATTGTTGTTGCTCTTCCTCTTGTTGATTTTGGTACAAAGTGCCCCTATCATTGTCTAGCCTATATGTCTGCTCTTCCTGTTTTATTGGATCAATCTGGtcagcatttttccttttcttcttcttgggTGTTTTCAGGAGACTGCCAGATTCGTTATGCCCCTCATCATCCTTCTCATGAATACTATCGTATTTTTCATGCTTCACAAATACTGAGTCTTGGACATTTCCTCCACTTTCTAAATCTTCATACTtcttatgtttctttttctttttgtgttctgttgTGGGTACAGATGCATGAGTGTCTTCATGCTGCTCCAGAAATCCATTACATTTACTAAAGGGAGCAAAAATTTCTTCCTTTTCTGTGGTCTTTTGCTCATCAAATATCTCACTGGGAGGGCCGGACAATGACCTGTAGTGAGAGAGAGAAGGATCACTATGGAGAGACGACATAAAAATTTTAGACTGCACAAGAGCCAATAACAAATAATGATGTTCCCACTTTCTGACATATGCAATTataaaataccaaattaatgcTATGAAATATTTCATACTGTTAATCTTTGTCTGCTACACCTtgacaaaaataattattggcCAAATAATAATCTATCATGCGTCAGTAACTACATTGTTCATTAGTTTTTCTGGGCAAAGGAAAAGAAACAAGCAATGTTCTGGTTTTATCAGGCAAAGCATGTGTGCAGAATGCTACACGTACTGTCTGATGTAACCACATGTTTTTCCATAACGGGTATGAATGAAGTCATCTTACAAATTGCACTACTATTTACTTATaacaagaaaagaaacacaatCCTACTCCTACTTACAATTTCTAAATTGAATATAGCTGCAAGATAAAtagtaattacaaaatttgtgaaacaTACATCCATTCTGCCATATAAACGGCCCATACAGAAATAAATCAAGATAAAcctgtaatggggggggggggggggggggaggaaggatttGGGGAGAGAGAAAAATACTTCACTCTGCTTGACAGTTATATGGGTATGTTAGCATCCATACTGTGTTTAAAGTCTATGTACAACAAGCATATTCATCCAAAGTGACTTGCATGAAAACACAAATGGCAATCACAGACATATATTAACAATAGTCGATAAAGAAGGTGAACGTACAAGCCAAGAACAATATGAGAAAAATAGTTCTGGGaaatggaaatataaaaataaaatacaagagtAGCTGTCGCCACAGCGAAAGAAACTACATGTTGACGAAATAGTTCACAGGTGAAGGTCTGCACGGGCACATTGCTTTGGTAAGCGACCACATTACTGTCCACAGCTGCACTGATGAACTGACTGTTTAGGGGTCAGCTTGCTGCTTTTatctcttctcccctcccccccccccccccccctctccctccaacCTGCCGCTCTATCCATTACCTGCTCCCAGTGTCTCCCTCCACCTTCCTCCTGCCAACACATTGTTCTGCCCTTGGCTTGTGCCCAGGGACACATGCTGGTGGCATATATGCTGTTACTCCACCCATGCCCAAACTTAGTTCATTGAGGAATATCTCCTTCCGCTTCTTAATCAGACTAAGTGTGTGTTCCTAGGCCACTATCAAGATTGATCAGAGGTTCCCTTCCTCAAATTTTGACAGATTCTTTAACGAAACAGTCCCAAAAGTTAAATGTCTGTGTCAGAATCTTAGTGTGTTCGTAATCCATTTTGTGTACTTCCGATAAACAATGTTCCATCACTACTGACTTGCTAGGCTGCTGCAGTATGGCATACTGTCAGTGTTCTTGGCAACAATCTTCAGCAGTACATACCATTTGACTGTCACATTACAAGGGTATCTTATAGATCTCAGGTTTTCATAATCAATAATGTCTTTGATACTACGAAGGAGTTTTCATGTTTTAGCTGGTGGGTGGAAGACTATCTTCACTTGATGTTTGCAGAGAATTTGTCCTGTCTTTCCAGATAATGCACCACAAAATGGAATAAACACAATGGCCACATCCTCATgagtttctcttctgttcctgccAGTTGTACAGTTTGTGTAGGACGCAGTGCTCTCTGAATTTGCCACTCTGTGTGGCTGCACTTATGGACAATCATCCTCAGATGTTCAAGTTCTTGTTTGAGACTTCTACTGTCATTTTTTGAGCACTGCATTCTTCTGCATTGTacggtggcagctgtctgcatttGGATATATGAAGTGTGGGAGGAAAGTAATACAACttatttttttatctatctaaatttttattttcttcaaacaGCAACATCactcccttcaaagtagttccatttggcAGCTATATACTGGTGGAATTGTTTTTCCCCATCTTGGTAGGCTTCTATTGGTAGGACCTTTAACATGTTGGTCACATTCTTTAGAATGTTCTCCTGAGTcccaaaatgacatccttttaagGAGTTttccaattttggaaaagaaaaaagtcacaaggactcacatCAGGtgaacagggggagggggggggggggggcagtgggtcAACAGGAAcgccttttgaggtaaaaaattccgtgatggaactgACTGTGTGACATgaggcgttgtcatgatgcagcatcaacTTGTCTGCAATATATATCCAGGCTCACGTAATTCATCCTTTTACTGAGCCTTTCAAggatatctttgtaaaacacttggttgatagTTTGTCTTTGAGGAACAGATTCTTTATGCACAATACCCCTTACTGTCAAAAAAagaaaatcagcattgttttgatcttcgaTTTGCTGATCGAGCGTTTTTCGGttgagatgtctcagtgtgccactcctcacttggCCAATCTGTCTTAGGATCATATTAAAAAAATCCAAGATTCATCAACTACAATGCACAAGTTTCTTCAATCATCATTTTGCTCAGCATTTTTGCacaaaactttcacatatgcatATCTTTGGTCAAAATTTGAGGTATGGTGAAAGTGTTTAAGTGGTCACCCATCATCCTTACTGTTAAATGTTGGTCTGATCTTACAAGAGCAAAAACACGTTTGGATCTTTTcaaagttgaaggtctccctgagagaagttcatcttcaatgtgttctcAGCTTTCCAAAAATGAGCTGTTCCAGCAAAAAACACATGCTCTTGATAGGAAATGTTAGTGGAAACTAGGATGAGGAACACACCGGTCTCCACAAGTAGAGCAAAACAGCATTGCCAGATCGCTCACAGTGTTCTCAGGCTCGTTACTTTTCTCACATATCTTATATGTCACTGTATGTTTTCTTCTGGCATATGTTGTGGCGCAATGTGCCATCTGCTCGTCTCTTCACCACAACATCCAGAAAGGGGAGCATCCAATCACTTTGACTTCCATGGCAAAATTGATGTT
It contains:
- the LOC126474048 gene encoding titin homolog, whose translation is MSKKSVLRFTLKELNALIQDEKARVVLQRSIRKLPLQPYSLSDLQGSIHEVLDANLAKFDHELKGILLSYKNIKIVKNIANVLYDDSRLYLTIQADFYLFRPEVGCVLRGIVNKRSADHVGCLVHKAFNVSIPRPECETDGDWQGYYVEIGQEVTFRVESLDLTGSLPYMLGCLLDVGSLSGPPSEIFDEQKTTEKEEIFAPFSKCNGFLEQHEDTHASVPTTEHKKKKKHKKYEDLESGGNVQDSVFVKHEKYDSIHEKDDEGHNESGSLLKTPKKKKRKNADQIDPIKQEEQTYRLDNDRGTLYQNQQEEEQQQYEEKILLSKKQIDSSCHLSEFDHLNSTVNLEKKKRKYGEAFHDDDDDDENHTVSTQNEGVKHKKKKSKKEKHVIEIANADEPVEDDFSIDTSKEITNQGKKRKKKNKRDVTGELSAELSEETTSPYVNNTPEDLISKMQFSQEHLKKLCKKVKPLVTTELITSTPVEHKTNKENKFSFTSSTESHSGFKPTNLSESMAPFSLMHSPILKAKHAKKEKESSPAVQSDDVPVKVKKLKKEKRLSSTQQSPGKRISEDCQFSGSHCVSYHQESNLPCSDIENQTKGATTHLNSSNKSVTDMQETEHKNKMRESAGKSSKQLSKSVLESPVESKVKINKKESHLSAKKKNSIGNEPKRTMKTDSNINDSCDNQDYGNNSYNQMVAQCGESGKTQMSNRLFEYMTNIKSSITRKSLTSSSVRSENTSEEGNNSDEDNVLKNILKLNRTPSSERSPKHKRVAAINQFSSQTIKNSDRTCSPDSGLSLSATSAEKDSVNLTIRDSKRDAHRMYSAEFPKDRGHVKEQAKILPKTPKRKKMVDTEEGGSHLTVKHRIKKEKESPVSQPLGHETDSIGPLREDGSLEAERMKILADMIKKLEYGNKEDLSMKDESHKPLGSSVVKARRKSKQEDTVSDSELDSSKSKKSHKRKESNKLKGMKSAVREVDNMQQLDATAYFKPSAEKLSSISTAQAGEQVLDRNRNNLGEGSPVTVQAKISGKTPRRKSTTETEASNSRPVTKTPVKIKKKDSPKKRNVMSFPESDNSGGNSQREESPGAMAERLLEEFVKRRSL